A genomic window from Lotus japonicus ecotype B-129 chromosome 1, LjGifu_v1.2 includes:
- the LOC130731662 gene encoding uncharacterized protein LOC130731662 — protein MDNSLEGGSVNRPPIMDGTNCDYWKARMTAFLKSIDSKTWKAIVKGWKHPVITPKEGETSTEGGKLKPEEDWNKDEDEEALGNHKALNAIFNGVDKNMFRLINTCTVAKEAWDILKTAHEGTYRVRMPRLQILTTQFENLKMKEDETITDFHMTLRDMENSSFALGERMSEEKLLRKILRSLPKRFQMKVTAIEEAQDISSLKVDELIGSLMTFELSQDDKPDKKHKNIAFVSNTEADDDLSENESGESVSDTIAFLARKFNKVLKRLEKRSKPNV, from the coding sequence ATGGACAACTCTTTGGAAGGTGGCTCAGTGAATAGACCACCTATTATGGATGGCACAAACTGTGATTACTGGAAGGCACGTATGACAGCGTTTCTCAAGTCCATCGACAGCAAGACATGGAAAGCAATTGTCAAAGGGTGGAAGCATCCTGTGATAACACCCAAGGAAGGGGAAACATCAACTGAGGGTGGAAAATTGAAACCTGAGGAGGACTGGAacaaggatgaagatgaagaagctcTGGGAAATCACAAAGCTCTAAATGCTATATTCAATGGTGTGGATAAGAACATGTTCAGATTGATTaacacatgtactgtggctaaagAGGCATGGGATATTCTCAAGACTGCTCATGAGGGTACATATAGAGTCAGAATGCCAAGGCTTCAAATCCTAACCACTCAGTTTGAAAACTtgaagatgaaggaagatgAAACTATCACTGATTTTCACATGACGCTACGTGATATGGAAAATTCATCTTTTGCTCTAGGTGAAAGAATGTCTGAGGAGAAGTTATTAAGAAAGATTCTGAGATCACTCCCCAAGAGATTTCAAATGAAGGTTACTGCAAtagaagaagctcaagatataAGCAGTCTTAAGGTGGATGAACTTATTGGATCCTTGATGACCTTTGAACTGTCTCAGGATGATAAACCTGACAAGAAGCATAAGAACATAGCCTTTGTCTCAAACACTGAAGCAGATGATGATCTATCTGAGAATGAAAGTGGTGAATCAGTCTCTGATACTATAGCGTTTTTGGCCAGAAAATTCAATAAGGTGCTAAAAAGATTGGAGAAGAGATCAAAGCCAAATGTGTAG